The window GTGTATCTCAAAAAAACCTGGCGCGTACCAAGTTCCCCTTAGGCAGTTTTTCAAAGCCCGAGATCAGGCAAATGGCTATGGATATGGGACAGATTGAGCTTGCCGGTAAAAGTGAAAGCTACGAGATTTGCTTTGTGCCCGATAACGATTACAGGTCGTTTTTAAGGCATAAAGTTGAAGATTTGGAGGAACGTGTTGCGGGCGGCAACTTTGTGCTTGCAAACGGCACCATAGTGGGCAAACACCAGGGTTATCCCTTCTATACCATTGGTCAGCGTAAAGGATTAGGCATTGCCCTGGGGCAACCTATGTTTGTAACCAGTATTGACCCCAACTCTAATACGGTAGTATTAGGTACAGCCGATGAATTGGAACGCAAACAGGCCTGGGTTAAAAACCTAAACCTGGTAAAATACGCCAGCATTACCGAGCCTATCGAGGCTATTACCAAAATACGTTATAAAGATGCCGGTACCACCAGCAGCATTGTACAAATGGGCGAACACATGAAGGTTGATTTTCATCATAATGTATCTGGTATCGCGCCCGGGCAATCGGCAGTTTTTTATGAAGGCAGCGACCTTTTGGGCGGCGGATTTTTAATGTAGTTTTATTTTGAGGGTCAAATAGTGTAAAACCGACAGGGTTTAACCGGGCACGTAACAGGATCAAAACATCAAAAAAACAGCCTTTAAAATCGCTCTTGAAACAATACTACAGCTTTTCAAAATTGAGGCATTCGTACAATCTTCACAGCTAATATTCCAACGTTTTTAGCAAAACTAATTGGCGTTTCGCTTTCTTTATGTTTTATTTGCAAAAAATAACTGCTTAAATGGCCAAAAATTTACTGATAGTTGAATCTCCGGCGAAAGCCAAAACCATCGAGGGTTACCTTGGGAAAGACTTTATTGTGAAGTCGAGCTACGGGCATATCCGCGATTTGGTAAAGTCTGAAGATGCGATAGATATAGGTAACAACTTCGCTCAAAAATATGAGGTACCTGCCGATAAAAAACAGGTAGTGAGCGAATTGAAGAAATTAGCTAAAGAAGCAGAGATGGTTTGGCTGGCATCTGATGAGGACCGCGAGGGAGAAGCCATATCATGGCACTTATTTGATACTTTAGGATTGAAAGATGCTACCACCAAACGCATCGTTTTTCACGAAATAACCAAACCTGCCATTTTAAAGGCAATTGATACGCCGCGTAAAATTGACTACAATTTGGTGAATGCACAGCAGGCACGCCGTGTATTAGACAGGTTGGTGGGTTTTGAACTTTCGCCTGTTTTATGGAAAAAGGTTAAACCATCCCTTTCTGCAGGCCGTGTACAATCAGTAGCAGTACGGTTGATTGTTGACAGGGAACGCGAAGTAAATAAATTTACTGCCGAAGCTGCTTTTAAAATAGTAGCCATATTTGGTAAGGGTAAAGATGCTTTTAAAGCCGAGCTGGCCGAACGTTATGCCAAACCTGAAGATGCCGAGAAGTTTTTACAGGATTGTATCGGTGCCGATTTTGACGTACGCTCACTGGAAACCAAACCAGCCAAACGCTCGCCGGCTGCACCATTTACTACATCTACCCTACAACAGGAAGCCAGCAGGAAGCTGGGCTACTCGGTAGCACGCACCATGCAGGTAGCGCAACGTTTGTACGAGGCCGGGTATATTACCTATATGCGTACCGACTCGGTAAACTTATCAGATACCGCGTTAAATGCTGCACAAAGCGAAATCGTATCGGCTTATGGCGAAAAATACCATCAGCTAAGAAAATATAAAACCAAAAACGCAAGCGCGCAGGAAGCTCACGAAGCCATCAGGCCAACCTATTTTAACAATCATACCATCAACGGCGAATCGAACGAGAAACGCCTGTATGAACTGATATGGAAACGGGCCATAGCCTCGCAAATGAGTGAAGCGCAGTTTGAGAAAACCACTGCAAAAATCAGTATATCAACCCGTAAAGAGGATTTAACAGCCAATGGCGAGGTGATGAAGTTTGATGGTTTCCTGAAAGTTTACCTTGAATCAAGCGATGACGAGGATGAACCGCAGCAGGATGGTGAAAACGCTATGCTGCCGCCTTTAACCCGAGGCCAGCGTTTGGCACTACAGGAAATGTCGGCAACAGAACGCTTCTCGCGTCCGCCGGCAAGGTATACTGAGGCCAGCCTGGTGAAAAAGTTAGAGGAGTTAGGTATCGGCCGTCCATCTACCTATGCCCCTACTATATCTACCATCCAAAATCGCGGTTATGTAGTTAAGGAAGAGCGCGAAGGTAAAGTGCGCAATTTCAGAGTAATGGTGCTGAAAGATGGCCAGATTGTTAAGGAACAAAAAACTGAGAATACCGGTGCCGAGCGCGGCAAGCTATTCCCTACCGATATTGGCGCAGTTGTAAATGACTTTTTGGTACAATACTTT is drawn from Mucilaginibacter ginsenosidivorax and contains these coding sequences:
- the mnmA gene encoding tRNA 2-thiouridine(34) synthase MnmA, producing the protein MSKHGRILVAMSGGVDSSVAAVMLHEQGYEVIGLTMKTWDYASSGGSSKETGCCSLDSINDARALAVGYGFPHYILDIRNEFGDFVIDNFVDEYLAGRTPNPCVLCNTHIKWEALLKRADKLDCEFIATGHYANIRLQDNGRYVISKGKDENKDQSYVLWGVSQKNLARTKFPLGSFSKPEIRQMAMDMGQIELAGKSESYEICFVPDNDYRSFLRHKVEDLEERVAGGNFVLANGTIVGKHQGYPFYTIGQRKGLGIALGQPMFVTSIDPNSNTVVLGTADELERKQAWVKNLNLVKYASITEPIEAITKIRYKDAGTTSSIVQMGEHMKVDFHHNVSGIAPGQSAVFYEGSDLLGGGFLM
- the topA gene encoding type I DNA topoisomerase, which codes for MAKNLLIVESPAKAKTIEGYLGKDFIVKSSYGHIRDLVKSEDAIDIGNNFAQKYEVPADKKQVVSELKKLAKEAEMVWLASDEDREGEAISWHLFDTLGLKDATTKRIVFHEITKPAILKAIDTPRKIDYNLVNAQQARRVLDRLVGFELSPVLWKKVKPSLSAGRVQSVAVRLIVDREREVNKFTAEAAFKIVAIFGKGKDAFKAELAERYAKPEDAEKFLQDCIGADFDVRSLETKPAKRSPAAPFTTSTLQQEASRKLGYSVARTMQVAQRLYEAGYITYMRTDSVNLSDTALNAAQSEIVSAYGEKYHQLRKYKTKNASAQEAHEAIRPTYFNNHTINGESNEKRLYELIWKRAIASQMSEAQFEKTTAKISISTRKEDLTANGEVMKFDGFLKVYLESSDDEDEPQQDGENAMLPPLTRGQRLALQEMSATERFSRPPARYTEASLVKKLEELGIGRPSTYAPTISTIQNRGYVVKEEREGKVRNFRVMVLKDGQIVKEQKTENTGAERGKLFPTDIGAVVNDFLVQYFKEIVDFNFTASVEKQFDEIAQGLKDWTAMLHDFYNPFHKGVQSTIETADKATGERELGVHPENGKKISVRIGRYGPFVQVGESATEENEEKPLYASLRAGQSIETITIDEALELFKLPKVVGEYEGKVMKVAIGRFGPYISHNSAFVSLPKDIDPHDVTEEKAIELINEKRKKDAEKLIKAFDEDPEVKVLNGRWGPYIEFGKLNVKIPKDKDPLTLTYEECKALADAMPKDAKKGRFGKTVAAAKPAAKKAPAKKKAPAKKK